The Candidatus Omnitrophota bacterium sequence AACGATAGCCCTCGATTGATATATTTTTTTGCAATACTAACAACTAATCGCAAATTTGCTTCAACCAATGCCTTTTTTGCCTTATTAAATCTCGCTTGTCTCATTCGAACAATGCGCATCTGAGACTTGGCACGCTTTAGAGGCTCTCCTAATTCTTTCAAAAGCTGCGTCCGCTGTGCTCTCACTTCGGTCACTTTAGGAATTTTCTTGCTTAATTTCAAAGATCGGTCAATGCGATCGATTTTCTTGATAATCGCCTTAATCTTCTTGACCATGGCTTCATTAACAGTTGATGTTAATTTAAATTCAGCAATAATCTTTGCAGACTTTTCTGTGCCCTTTCTAGAGTGACAAGCTTTTTTAAGAAGTCGCCTTAAATCTCGAATTAGCTTTTGTCGACGCTCAAGTTCATCTTTAACAACATCCTCAACATTAATCTCTTCTTTTAATACACGACTAATAATACTAATCGCTTCTTGACGAGCAAAATTCATCACAAAAAGAGACTCAGCAAACTTATTTTCTGTTTCTTCAATTTGCTTTGCCAAAAGAATTTCTTTTTCACGTGACAAAAGAGAAATAGAACCCATTTGCTTTAAATACATCTTAACAGGGTCATCCAAAGGAATAAATTTATCACTATATGTGACTTCTTCTTTTTCCTCTGGTTCATCGCTCCCCTTGAGATCACGAACACCTGGACTGGCCTCGGCTTTCCCATCTTCTTCTGAGCTGACGATACGAATACCCTTGCTCTCCAAAGAATCAAAAACCTGATCGATCTCGTCTGAAGACTCGATATCTTTAGCCATCATATCGTTGACTTCATCATAAGTTAGAAATCCTTTGTTTTTACCAAAGGTTACTAACTTTTCAAAACCCTCTTGGATACCTTTTTGCTTCGTTGCTTTCTTTTTCATTTATGACCTCTTCATTAGTTGATTAAAAACTCGTTTTAATTCTTCTAAGCGCTGATGGTCGCCATCGGCTTCAGCTTGCTGAATTTGAAAACACAAATCCTTTCGCTGAGTCTTAACACGATCATTCTTAATGCGATTAATATAATCTTTCTTTAAAACTTCCTTGTCCGCTGATTCAAAATCACTCGACGCCATCAACCCAGAAATAAAATGGGTTGTCTCTTGATCATCAAAGAAATGCACCAGCTTTGCAACATTGAAATCTTTTTGGGTCTTTGACAAATCAAAAATCTGCTCGATAATCGGACGTACCTGATCATCTTGAAAATCATCAATCTCAACTTCCGCAAGTACAGATGGAATCATATGCTCTTGCTCGAGCAATAATCGTAAAAGATTTCTTTCAGCACCACGAATCGATTCCTTTTGAGCCTTTTTCTTAACAACCTCTATTTCTCCCGACGAGGAACCCTTGATCTTTCCTAATTCAATGAGCAAAGCATTTTGCGAAACCCCTAATCTTTGCGCTAATTTCTTAACATATTCTTGTTTAATAACTTCGTTCTTAAATTTCTGGATTGTCGAAAGCATCTCTGCTGAAATACGCGCTTTTCCTTCCACCGT is a genomic window containing:
- the rpoD gene encoding RNA polymerase sigma factor RpoD, with the translated sequence MKKKATKQKGIQEGFEKLVTFGKNKGFLTYDEVNDMMAKDIESSDEIDQVFDSLESKGIRIVSSEEDGKAEASPGVRDLKGSDEPEEKEEVTYSDKFIPLDDPVKMYLKQMGSISLLSREKEILLAKQIEETENKFAESLFVMNFARQEAISIISRVLKEEINVEDVVKDELERRQKLIRDLRRLLKKACHSRKGTEKSAKIIAEFKLTSTVNEAMVKKIKAIIKKIDRIDRSLKLSKKIPKVTEVRAQRTQLLKELGEPLKRAKSQMRIVRMRQARFNKAKKALVEANLRLVVSIAKKYINRGLSFLDLIQEGNMGLIRAVEKFEYQRGYKFSTYATWWIRQAITRSIADQARTIRIPVHMTETINKIIRVSRLFVQDSGREPTPKEVAKQMRLPVAKVKEILKISQVPISLQTPIGDEGDTHFGDFIEDKKAISPANATVHSMLKEEITEVLETLDDREKQILELRFGIKDGSTRTLEEVGSVFKVTRERVRQIESKALRKLRHPTRSRRLKTFLDMTIKDGDGLL